A stretch of Tripterygium wilfordii isolate XIE 37 chromosome 11, ASM1340144v1, whole genome shotgun sequence DNA encodes these proteins:
- the LOC120009312 gene encoding CASP-like protein 4A1, with translation MEGKNPKEIEKKDIGEVEKEKEEEDEEEEETTQEHHDQTIANPPLLLLPSPPQSHDHPNSKSPPSPLDSPPDTNQPKNPPSPALDTIKLVGSIGPDTHRDVEFHDHPNSKSQPSPLDSPLDTNQPKNPPSPPLDAMKVAGSIGPDTHKEVEEGERKPRPNQSIRRRSKRNSLVRRALLGFRIFGFLFSMVSFSVLVADRDQGWAIDSFYRYKEFRYCLSVNVIAFVYLGAQAFDLAYSLSTGNHKTRTQLRYYLDFSIDQVLAYLLLSSSSSAAIRVDDWQSNWGKDKFPEMARASVTFSFLAFAALAFCSLMSGYISLESM, from the exons ATGGAAGgaaaaaacccaaaagaaattgagaaaaaagaCATAGGGGAagtggagaaagagaaagaagaagaagatgaagaagaagaagaaacaacacaAGAACACCATGATCAAACCATCGCAAACCCTCCCTTGCTGCTGCTACCTTCACCTCCCCAATCCCATGACCATCCCAATTCCAAAAGCCCACCGTCACCCTTAGATTCCCCACCAGATACCAACCAGCCAAAGAACCCACCGTCTCCGGCGCTAGATACAATCAAGTTAGTTGGTTCCATAGGCCCAGACACACATAGAGACGTCGAATTCCATGACCATCCCAATTCCAAAAGCCAACCGTCACCGTTAGATTCCCCACTAGATACCAACCAGCCAAAGAACCCACCGTCTCCGCCGCTAGATGCAATGAAGGTAGCTGGTTCCATAGGCCCAGACACACATAAAGAGGTAGAAGAAGGTGAAAGGAAACCAAGGCCAAATCAGTCGATACGGAGGAGAAGTAAGAGAAACAGTCTTGTCAGAAGGGCTTTATTGGGGTTTaggatttttgggtttttgttttcaatggtTTCCTTCTCTGTTTTGGTGGCTGATAGAGATCAGGGTTGGGCTATCGATTCCTTTTATCGGTACAAGGAGTTCAG GTACTGTTTATCAGTGAATGTGATTGCTTTTGTGTACTTGGGTGCCCAAGCATTTGATCTAGCTTACTCTTTGTCCACTGGAAACCATAAGACCCGAACCCAGCTCCGTTATTATCTGGACTTCTCCATTGATCAG GTGTTGGCCTATCTTCttctatcatcatcatcatcggctGCAATCCGAGTTGATGACTGGCAGTCCAACTGGGGCAAGGATAAGTTCCCAGAAATGGCAAGAGCGTCTGTGACCTTTTCATTTCTAGCATTTGCAGCCCTAGCCTTCTGCTCCCTCATGTCTGGTTATATTTCTCTCGAGTCCATGTGA
- the LOC120008680 gene encoding uncharacterized protein LOC120008680, giving the protein MDDQLRKWAEDLHLSSGSSEEGSFTTKHEVNKPLERNNQLEVDYTDQFTTNMVFNCRENLIEWGRSTGQALGFVLTISSSRQGGLGRQPKLLIQRERSGEYCPSKPSSKLTGTKKCNCPFRLKGMKLKIDDDWILRVTCGVHNHPATTYMEGHSYAGRLSQDETSMLIDMSRSLVKPREILSTLKAKDPQNVSTL; this is encoded by the exons ATGGATGATCAACTTAGAAAATGGGCAGAAGATCTTCATTTATCAAGCGGTTCTAGTGAG gaaGGTTCGTTTACAACAAAACATGAAGTTAACAAACCTTTAGAAAGAAATAATCAATTAGAAGTTGATTATACAGATCAATTTACTACAAATATG GTATTTAATTGTCGCGAAAACTTGATTGAATGGGGGCGGTCTACTGGACAAGCTCTCGGATTTGTTTTAACTATATCTAGTTCACGCCAGGGTGGATTAGGTAGACAACCTAAATTGCTTATCCAACGTGAGCGAAGTGGAGAATATTGTCCTAGTAAACCTTCATCGAAATTGACAGGTACTAAAAAATGTAATTGTCCATTCCGATTAAAGGGAATGAAGTTGAAAATTGATGATGACTGGATATTAAGGGTTACTTGTGGGGTCCATAATCATCCTGCTACAACTTATATGGAGGGACATTCATATGCTGGTAGATTATCACAAGATGAAACTAGCATGCTGATAGATATGTCAAGAAGCCTGGTTAAACCTCGTGAAATATTGTCTACATTAAAGGCAAAAGATCCACAAAATGTGTCAACGTTGTAG